A single window of Helicobacter pylori NCTC 11637 = CCUG 17874 = ATCC 43504 = JCM 12093 DNA harbors:
- the thiE gene encoding thiamine phosphate synthase, producing the protein MFDANCLKLMFVAGSQDFYHIKGGKNDRINALLDTLELALQSQITAFQFRQKGDLALQDPVEIKRLALECQKLCKKYGAPFIINDEVRLALELKADGVHVGQEDMAIEEVITLCKKRLFIGLSVNTLEQALKARHLDAVAYLGVGPIFPTPSKKDAKQVVGVELLKKIRDSGVKKPLIAIGGITMHNASKLREYGGIAVISAITQAKDKALAIEKLLNNA; encoded by the coding sequence TTGTTTGATGCGAATTGTTTGAAACTCATGTTTGTGGCTGGTTCGCAAGACTTCTACCACATAAAGGGCGGCAAAAACGATAGGATAAACGCGCTTTTAGACACTTTAGAATTAGCCTTACAATCTCAAATCACAGCGTTTCAATTCCGCCAAAAAGGCGATTTAGCCTTACAAGATCCTGTTGAAATCAAACGATTAGCCCTAGAGTGTCAAAAATTATGCAAAAAATACGGCGCGCCTTTTATTATTAATGATGAGGTGCGACTCGCGCTAGAATTAAAGGCTGACGGCGTGCATGTGGGGCAAGAAGACATGGCCATAGAAGAGGTAATAACTTTATGCAAAAAGCGCCTTTTTATCGGTTTGAGTGTTAACACTTTAGAGCAAGCCCTAAAAGCGCGCCATTTAGACGCCGTAGCCTATTTAGGGGTAGGCCCTATTTTCCCCACACCATCTAAAAAAGACGCTAAACAAGTTGTAGGCGTAGAGCTTTTAAAAAAAATACGAGACAGCGGGGTAAAAAAACCCCTCATAGCGATTGGGGGCATCACGATGCATAACGCTTCAAAATTGCGCGAATATGGAGGTATCGCAGTCATTAGCGCGATCACGCAAGCCAAAGATAAAGCCTTAGCAATTGAAAAACTTTTAAACAATGCGTGA
- a CDS encoding HsdR family type I site-specific deoxyribonuclease, which produces MNYETIAESNESTVVAEFHSSNEKKSAYESEAELERAFIALLQKQGYEFKKIHKEEELKDNLKEQLEKLNDHCFTPKEWDTLYSQFIANKNDDYKAKTRKIQEDPIFNLTLENGKTKNVKIIDKKNIHRNALQVIHQYSNKGGKYENRYDVSVLVNGLPLVHVELKKRGVAIREAFNQIKRYKRDSFSAEDGLFEFVQIFVISNGTSSKYYSNTTRIAQLEKNHKADTFEFTNYWADSKNNNIEDLMDFAKAFFAKRSLLNVLTRYCVFTSEEVLLVMRPYQIVAAERILEKIKAAQNSKTYGKNQSGGYIWHTTGSGKTLTSFKSATLAKELESISKVLFVVDRKDLDYQTMKEYDKFQKDCANSNTSTKILKEQLEDSNAKIIITTIQKLDKFVKSHKGHAIFNEEVVMIFDECHRSQLGSMHQAIIKAFKKYHLFGFTGTPIFAANCDKNNPLGTTEQKFGKCLHQYTIIDAIRDKNVLPFRVEYHNTIKAKEGIKDKEVRAVDEKNALLDSRRIKEIAKCILERFNQATKNKKFNSILACSSIEALKKYYQAFKEEKHDLKIATIFSYSANEEIDALEDENNESACRLDKSSRDFLEGAIADYNGMFGVSFDTSDQKFQSYYKDLSQKVKERKIDLLMVVNMFLTGFDATRLNTLWVDKNLKYHGLIQAFSRANRILDSVKTHGNIVCFRDLEQDLNDALMLFGNKDAQSVVLLRKYEDYLKGYTDNHKEYEGYEGLIKRLLSEFPLKEPIVSESQKKDFIKLFGKILKLENILNSFENFNKDDHINPRDFQDYQSKYLDFYDEMRSEKGRDKEEINDDLIFEIELIKQVEVNIDYILNLIEEFAKEHGVEIQGVKTKIEPIINSSIELRNKKDLIMDFIDKYNKDQEVHAHFQDYIHQKREEEFQNIIEENRLNEEKAYSFMQHAFKGGEISFSGTKFPEIIEEKPSMFGQNSRYQEVKEKVAASLSRFFHRFCDLTSAIFKKNEVKKDEVNEK; this is translated from the coding sequence ATGAATTACGAAACGATCGCAGAAAGCAATGAAAGCACGGTAGTAGCGGAATTTCATAGCAGTAATGAAAAAAAAAGCGCTTATGAGAGCGAAGCAGAGCTAGAAAGGGCGTTTATCGCGCTTTTACAAAAACAAGGCTATGAATTTAAAAAAATCCACAAAGAAGAAGAATTAAAAGACAATTTAAAAGAGCAGTTAGAAAAGCTTAATGATCATTGTTTCACGCCTAAGGAATGGGACACTCTTTATTCTCAATTCATCGCTAATAAAAACGATGACTATAAGGCTAAAACGAGAAAAATCCAAGAAGATCCGATTTTTAATCTCACGCTAGAGAATGGAAAAACCAAAAACGTTAAAATCATTGACAAGAAAAACATCCATAGAAACGCCTTGCAAGTGATCCACCAATACAGCAATAAAGGGGGGAAGTATGAGAACCGCTATGATGTGAGTGTCCTTGTGAATGGCTTGCCTTTAGTGCATGTGGAATTGAAAAAAAGAGGCGTGGCGATCAGAGAGGCGTTCAACCAGATCAAGCGCTATAAAAGGGATAGTTTTAGTGCTGAAGACGGGCTTTTTGAGTTCGTGCAGATTTTTGTCATCAGTAACGGCACGAGCTCTAAATACTATTCAAACACCACAAGAATAGCCCAGCTGGAAAAAAACCATAAAGCCGATACTTTTGAATTCACGAATTATTGGGCGGACAGCAAGAATAACAATATTGAGGATTTAATGGATTTTGCTAAGGCGTTTTTTGCAAAGCGCAGCCTTTTGAACGTTTTAACGCGCTATTGCGTTTTCACAAGCGAAGAGGTTTTATTGGTGATGCGGCCTTATCAAATCGTGGCGGCCGAAAGGATTTTAGAAAAAATCAAAGCCGCGCAAAATAGTAAAACTTATGGGAAAAATCAAAGCGGAGGCTATATCTGGCACACGACAGGGAGCGGTAAAACCTTAACGAGCTTTAAAAGCGCAACGTTGGCTAAAGAATTAGAGAGTATTTCAAAAGTTTTGTTTGTGGTGGACAGGAAGGATTTAGACTATCAAACCATGAAAGAATACGATAAATTCCAAAAAGATTGCGCTAATTCCAACACAAGCACTAAGATTTTAAAAGAACAGCTTGAAGATTCTAACGCTAAAATCATTATCACCACGATCCAAAAATTAGACAAATTCGTTAAATCCCATAAAGGGCATGCGATTTTTAATGAAGAAGTTGTGATGATTTTTGATGAATGCCACAGGAGTCAGTTAGGCTCCATGCATCAAGCCATCATTAAAGCGTTTAAAAAATACCACCTTTTTGGCTTTACTGGCACGCCCATTTTTGCAGCTAATTGCGATAAAAACAACCCTTTAGGCACGACAGAGCAAAAGTTTGGGAAATGCCTCCACCAATACACCATTATTGATGCGATCAGGGATAAAAACGTTTTGCCCTTTAGAGTGGAATACCACAACACCATTAAAGCTAAAGAGGGTATTAAGGATAAAGAGGTTAGAGCGGTTGATGAAAAAAACGCCCTTTTAGATAGTAGGAGGATCAAAGAAATCGCTAAATGCATTTTAGAGCGTTTCAATCAAGCCACTAAAAATAAAAAATTCAATTCCATTCTGGCATGCTCTAGCATAGAAGCGCTGAAAAAATACTACCAAGCCTTTAAAGAAGAAAAACACGACCTTAAAATCGCTACCATTTTTAGCTATAGCGCTAATGAAGAAATTGATGCGCTAGAAGATGAAAACAATGAAAGCGCTTGCCGGCTAGACAAAAGCTCAAGGGATTTTTTAGAGGGCGCGATTGCGGATTATAACGGGATGTTTGGCGTTTCTTTTGACACTTCGGATCAAAAATTCCAAAGCTATTACAAGGATCTTTCTCAAAAAGTGAAAGAGCGTAAAATCGATCTTTTAATGGTGGTTAATATGTTTTTGACCGGGTTTGACGCTACAAGGCTTAATACCCTTTGGGTGGATAAAAACCTTAAATACCATGGGCTAATTCAGGCTTTTTCACGCGCAAACCGCATTTTAGATAGCGTTAAAACGCATGGGAATATCGTGTGTTTTAGGGATTTAGAGCAGGATTTGAATGACGCGCTCATGCTTTTTGGCAACAAGGACGCTCAATCTGTTGTGTTATTAAGAAAATATGAAGATTATCTGAAAGGCTACACGGATAATCATAAGGAATACGAGGGCTATGAGGGTTTGATTAAAAGGCTTTTAAGCGAATTCCCGTTAAAAGAGCCGATCGTTTCAGAAAGCCAAAAAAAGGATTTCATTAAGCTTTTTGGCAAGATTTTGAAATTGGAAAATATTTTAAACAGCTTTGAAAATTTTAACAAAGACGATCACATCAATCCCAGGGATTTTCAAGACTATCAAAGCAAATACCTTGATTTTTACGATGAAATGAGGTCAGAAAAAGGGAGGGATAAAGAAGAGATTAATGACGATTTGATTTTTGAAATTGAACTCATTAAGCAAGTGGAAGTCAATATTGACTACATTTTGAATTTGATTGAAGAGTTCGCTAAAGAGCATGGGGTGGAAATTCAAGGCGTTAAAACCAAAATAGAGCCGATCATCAACTCCAGCATAGAGTTAAGGAATAAAAAAGATTTGATCATGGATTTCATTGACAAATACAACAAAGACCAAGAAGTCCATGCGCATTTTCAAGATTATATCCACCAAAAAAGAGAAGAGGAATTCCAAAATATCATAGAAGAAAACCGCTTGAATGAAGAAAAAGCCTATTCGTTCATGCAGCATGCCTTTAAAGGGGGCGAAATTAGTTTCAGCGGGACAAAATTCCCTGAAATCATTGAAGAAAAACCCTCCATGTTTGGCCAAAATTCGCGCTATCAAGAGGTGAAAGAAAAAGTCGCCGCAAGCCTTTCTCGTTTTTTCCACCGCTTTTGTGATCTCACTAGCGCTATATTTAAGAAAAATGAGGTTAAAAAAGATGAGGTTAATGAAAAATAG
- a CDS encoding restriction endonuclease subunit S, giving the protein MHKIERLLQTLAPKGVEFRKLGEVCDFQKGKSITKKAVTFGKVPVISGGRQPAYYHNEANRSGETIAISSSGVYAGYVSYWDIPVFLADSFSVSPKQKTLMPKYLFHYLTTQQDAIHATKSTGGIPHVYSKDLQNFLIPIPPLEIQQEIVKILDQFSILTTDLLAGIPAEIKARKKQYEYYREKLLTFKPLQNKE; this is encoded by the coding sequence ATGCATAAAATAGAGCGACTGCTCCAAACTCTAGCGCCTAAGGGGGTGGAGTTTAGGAAGTTGGGGGAGGTGTGTGATTTTCAAAAAGGAAAATCAATAACAAAAAAAGCCGTAACTTTTGGAAAAGTCCCCGTTATTTCGGGGGGAAGACAACCCGCTTATTATCACAATGAGGCAAATCGTAGCGGAGAAACAATAGCGATTTCTTCATCTGGAGTGTATGCTGGCTATGTTAGTTATTGGGATATTCCTGTTTTTCTTGCTGACTCTTTTTCTGTTTCACCAAAACAAAAAACCCTAATGCCTAAATATCTTTTTCACTATCTCACAACGCAACAAGATGCAATCCATGCAACAAAAAGCACAGGGGGAATTCCTCATGTTTATAGCAAAGACTTACAAAATTTTTTAATCCCCATCCCACCGCTAGAAATCCAACAAGAGATCGTTAAGATTTTGGATCAATTTTCAATTTTAACCACCGATTTATTAGCCGGTATCCCCGCTGAAATAAAAGCCCGAAAAAAGCAATACGAATATTACCGAGAAAAACTACTGACCTTCAAACCCCTCCAAAACAAGGAATAA
- the thiD gene encoding bifunctional hydroxymethylpyrimidine kinase/phosphomethylpyrimidine kinase, whose product MKIYPQVLSIAGSDSGGGAGIQADLKAFQTLGVFGTSVITCITAQNTQGVHGVYPLSVESVKMQILAIRDDFSIKAFKMGALCNAKIIECVADTLETCDFGLCVLDPVMVAKNGALLLEEEAILSLKKRLLPKTNLLTPNLPEVYALTGVQVRDDKSASKAMGVLRDLGVKNAVIKGGHTEHFQGEFSNDWVFLEDIEFILNAKRFNTKNTHGTGCTLSSLIVGLLAQGLDLKNAISKAKELLTIIIQNPLNIGHGHGPLNLWSVKNLV is encoded by the coding sequence GTGAAAATTTACCCGCAAGTTTTAAGCATTGCTGGCAGCGATAGCGGTGGGGGCGCTGGGATACAGGCCGATTTGAAAGCGTTTCAAACTTTGGGCGTGTTTGGGACAAGCGTGATCACTTGCATCACTGCGCAAAACACACAGGGCGTGCATGGGGTTTATCCGTTGAGCGTTGAGAGCGTGAAAATGCAAATCTTAGCCATTAGAGATGATTTTTCTATCAAAGCGTTCAAAATGGGAGCGTTATGCAACGCTAAAATCATTGAATGCGTGGCGGACACTTTAGAAACTTGCGATTTTGGGTTGTGCGTTTTAGATCCGGTGATGGTGGCAAAAAATGGGGCTTTGCTTTTAGAAGAAGAGGCGATTTTAAGCTTAAAGAAACGCCTTTTACCCAAAACCAATTTACTAACCCCTAACCTCCCTGAAGTTTATGCACTCACAGGCGTTCAAGTGCGAGATGATAAAAGCGCTTCAAAAGCGATGGGCGTTTTAAGGGATTTAGGCGTTAAAAACGCTGTGATTAAAGGGGGGCATACAGAGCATTTTCAAGGGGAATTTAGCAACGATTGGGTGTTTTTAGAAGATATTGAATTTATCCTAAACGCTAAGCGCTTTAACACCAAAAACACGCATGGCACGGGTTGCACTCTGTCTAGCTTGATTGTGGGCTTACTCGCTCAAGGGTTGGATTTAAAAAACGCTATTTCAAAGGCTAAAGAGCTTTTAACTATTATCATTCAAAACCCCTTAAACATTGGGCATGGGCATGGGCCTTTGAATTTATGGAGCGTTAAAAATCTTGTTTGA
- a CDS encoding OmpP1/FadL family transporter, whose translation MKNFSPLCCFKKLKKHHLIALSLPLLSYANGFKIQEQSLNGTALGSAYVAGARGADASFYNPANMGFTNDWGENRSEFEMTTTVINIPAFSFKVPTTNQGLYSVTSLEIDKSQQNILGIINTIGLGNILKALGNTAATNGLSQAINRVQGLMNLTNQKVVTLASKPDTQIVNGWTGTTNFVLPKFFYKTRTHNGFTFGGSFTAPSGLGMKWNGKGGEFLHDVFIMMVELAPSISYTVNKRFSVGVGLRGLYATGSFNNTVYVPLEGASVLSAEQILNLPNNVFADQVPSNMMTLLGNIGYQPALNCQKAGGDMSDQSCQEFYNGLKKIMGYSGLIKASANLYGTTQVVQKSNGQGVSGGYRVGSSLRVFDHGMFSVVYNSSVTFNMKGALVAITELGPSLGSVLTKGSLNINVSLPQTLSLAYAHQFFKDHLRIEGVFERTFWSQGNKFLVTPDFANATYKGLSGTVASLDSETLKKMVGLANFKSVMNMGAGWRDTNTFRLGVTYMGKSLRLMGAIDYDQAPSPQDAIGIPDSNGYTVAFGTKYNFRGFDLGVAGSFTFKSNRSSLYQSPSIGQLRIFSASLGYRW comes from the coding sequence ATGAAAAACTTTTCCCCACTTTGTTGTTTTAAAAAGCTCAAAAAACACCATTTAATCGCTTTGAGCCTGCCCTTGCTTTCTTATGCCAATGGCTTTAAAATCCAAGAGCAAAGCCTGAATGGCACGGCTTTAGGCTCGGCGTATGTCGCTGGGGCTAGGGGGGCTGATGCTTCCTTTTATAACCCGGCGAATATGGGCTTTACTAACGATTGGGGTGAAAACAGAAGCGAATTTGAAATGACCACCACCGTGATTAACATTCCGGCCTTTAGCTTTAAAGTCCCCACGACTAATCAAGGCTTGTATTCGGTTACGAGTTTAGAAATTGATAAAAGCCAACAAAATATTTTAGGCATCATCAACACTATAGGGCTTGGCAATATCCTTAAAGCGCTTGGCAATACGGCCGCTACCAATGGCTTATCACAAGCAATCAATCGGGTTCAAGGGCTTATGAATCTAACCAATCAAAAAGTCGTAACCCTCGCTTCAAAACCTGACACTCAAATCGTGAATGGCTGGACGGGAACGACTAATTTTGTTTTACCCAAATTCTTTTATAAAACGCGCACGCATAACGGCTTCACTTTTGGGGGGAGTTTTACCGCTCCTAGCGGGTTGGGTATGAAATGGAATGGTAAAGGGGGGGAATTTTTGCATGATGTGTTTATCATGATGGTAGAGCTTGCCCCTAGTATAAGCTATACTGTTAATAAGCGCTTTTCCGTGGGCGTGGGCTTAAGAGGGCTTTATGCGACCGGGAGCTTTAATAACACCGTTTATGTGCCTTTAGAGGGCGCTTCGGTTTTGAGCGCGGAGCAAATTTTAAATTTACCCAACAACGTTTTTGCCGATCAAGTGCCAAGCAACATGATGACTTTATTAGGCAATATTGGCTATCAGCCGGCGCTTAATTGCCAAAAAGCCGGTGGGGATATGAGCGATCAGAGCTGTCAAGAGTTTTACAACGGCTTGAAAAAAATCATGGGTTATAGCGGCTTAATCAAAGCGAGCGCGAATCTTTATGGCACCACTCAAGTCGTGCAAAAATCCAACGGGCAAGGCGTATCAGGGGGGTATAGAGTAGGTTCGAGTTTGCGTGTGTTTGATCATGGCATGTTTTCTGTGGTGTATAATTCTTCAGTTACATTCAATATGAAAGGCGCTCTAGTGGCTATCACCGAGCTTGGCCCTTCTTTAGGGAGCGTTTTGACTAAAGGCAGCTTGAATATCAATGTTTCACTCCCTCAAACCCTAAGCCTAGCCTACGCCCACCAATTTTTTAAAGACCATTTAAGAATAGAGGGGGTGTTTGAGCGCACCTTTTGGAGTCAAGGGAATAAATTTTTAGTAACCCCTGATTTTGCGAACGCTACTTACAAGGGCTTGAGCGGAACGGTGGCTTCACTAGACTCTGAAACGCTTAAAAAAATGGTAGGCTTAGCGAATTTTAAAAGCGTGATGAACATGGGGGCTGGCTGGAGGGACACCAACACCTTTAGATTAGGGGTAACTTACATGGGCAAAAGCTTGCGTTTGATGGGCGCTATTGATTATGACCAAGCCCCAAGCCCTCAAGACGCGATAGGCATTCCGGATTCTAATGGCTATACCGTGGCTTTTGGGACTAAATACAATTTTAGGGGATTTGATTTGGGCGTAGCGGGGAGTTTCACTTTTAAAAGCAACCGCTCCAGTTTGTATCAATCCCCAAGTATTGGGCAATTGAGAATCTTTAGCGCCTCTTTAGGCTATCGCTGGTAA
- the pseB gene encoding UDP-N-acetylglucosamine 4,6-dehydratase (inverting), whose translation MLDNKTILITGGTGSFGKRFARKVLDTTNAKKIIVYSRDELKQSEMAMEFNDPRMRFFIGDVRDLERLNYALEGVDICIHAAALKHVPIAEYNPLECIKTNIMGASNVINACLKNEISQVIALSTDKAANPINLYGATKLCSDKLFVSANNFKGSSQTQFSVVRYGNVVGSRGSVVPFFKKLVQNKASEIPITDIRMTRFWITLDEGVSFVLKSLKRMHGGEIFVPKIPSMKMTDLAKALAPNTPTKIIGIRPGEKLHEVMIPKDESHLALEFEDFFIIQPTISFQTPKDYTFTRLHEKGQKVAPDFEYSSHTNNQWLEPDDLLKLL comes from the coding sequence ATGTTGGATAACAAAACGATTTTAATCACCGGTGGCACTGGGAGTTTTGGCAAGCGCTTTGCGCGTAAAGTTTTAGACACCACCAACGCTAAAAAAATCATTGTTTATAGCCGAGATGAATTAAAACAAAGCGAAATGGCCATGGAATTTAATGATCCCAGAATGCGTTTTTTTATCGGCGATGTGAGGGATTTAGAGCGCTTGAATTACGCTTTAGAGGGCGTGGATATTTGTATCCATGCGGCCGCGCTCAAGCATGTGCCTATCGCTGAATACAACCCCCTAGAATGCATTAAAACTAACATTATGGGAGCGAGCAATGTGATTAACGCATGCCTAAAAAATGAAATCAGCCAGGTCATCGCCCTAAGCACCGATAAAGCCGCTAACCCCATTAACCTCTACGGCGCAACCAAATTGTGCAGCGATAAGCTCTTTGTGAGTGCGAATAACTTTAAAGGCTCTTCTCAAACGCAATTTAGCGTGGTGCGTTATGGTAATGTGGTGGGGAGTCGTGGGAGCGTGGTGCCGTTTTTTAAAAAATTAGTCCAAAACAAAGCGAGTGAAATCCCTATCACCGATATTCGCATGACACGATTTTGGATCACCTTAGATGAGGGGGTTTCTTTTGTGCTTAAAAGCTTGAAAAGAATGCATGGGGGTGAAATTTTTGTGCCTAAAATCCCTAGCATGAAAATGACTGATCTCGCTAAAGCCCTAGCCCCCAATACCCCTACTAAAATCATAGGGATTCGCCCAGGCGAAAAACTCCATGAAGTGATGATCCCTAAAGATGAAAGCCATTTGGCCCTAGAATTTGAAGACTTTTTTATTATTCAGCCCACCATAAGCTTCCAAACGCCTAAAGATTACACGTTCACCAGACTCCACGAAAAAGGCCAAAAAGTCGCTCCTGATTTTGAATACAGCAGCCACACTAATAACCAATGGCTAGAGCCTGATGATTTGTTAAAATTACTATGA
- the thiM gene encoding hydroxyethylthiazole kinase, translating into MLKELRQKRPLVHNITNYVAAQFVANGLLALGASPLMSDAIDEMQDLAKISDALAINIGTLNDCTILCAKEAIKHYKALNKPIVLDPVGCSASALRHDTSLELLKSGGISALRGNAAELGSLVGISCESKGLDSYNANTPVEIIKRVAQKYFVIAVMTGKTDYVSDGKKVLSITGGSEYLALITGAGCLHTAACASFLGLKKDPLDSIAQLCALYKQAAFSAQKKVLENNGSNGSFLFYFLDALSLPIELENSLIKEEW; encoded by the coding sequence GTGTTGAAAGAATTACGCCAAAAACGCCCTTTAGTGCATAACATCACCAATTATGTGGCGGCACAATTTGTGGCTAATGGTTTGTTAGCCTTAGGGGCATCGCCTTTAATGAGTGATGCGATTGATGAGATGCAAGATTTAGCGAAAATTTCTGACGCGCTCGCTATCAACATTGGCACCCTAAATGATTGCACCATTTTATGCGCTAAAGAGGCTATCAAACATTACAAGGCTTTGAACAAACCCATTGTGTTAGATCCTGTGGGGTGCTCAGCGAGCGCTTTGCGTCATGACACCAGTTTAGAGCTTTTGAAAAGTGGTGGGATTAGCGCGCTTAGGGGCAATGCTGCAGAATTAGGCTCTTTAGTGGGTATTTCTTGCGAAAGTAAGGGGCTAGACTCTTATAATGCCAACACGCCTGTAGAAATAATCAAACGAGTGGCTCAAAAATATTTTGTGATAGCGGTAATGACGGGTAAAACAGATTACGTGAGCGATGGGAAAAAGGTTTTGAGTATTACTGGGGGGAGCGAGTATTTAGCGCTCATTACTGGGGCTGGGTGTTTGCACACAGCAGCGTGCGCGAGCTTTTTAGGTTTGAAAAAAGACCCCCTAGATTCTATAGCGCAACTTTGCGCGCTCTATAAACAAGCCGCTTTTAGTGCGCAAAAAAAGGTGTTGGAAAATAACGGCTCTAATGGTTCGTTCTTGTTTTATTTTTTAGACGCTCTAAGCTTGCCCATAGAGTTAGAAAATAGCCTTATTAAGGAAGAGTGGTGA
- the coaBC gene encoding bifunctional phosphopantothenoylcysteine decarboxylase/phosphopantothenate--cysteine ligase CoaBC, which yields MNFLEDLFYPLRLLENKRVLLLVSGSIAAYKSLELVRLLFKSGASIQVVMSKAAKKFVTPLSFEALSHHKVLHDRNEKWYYNHQNKLHHNHIACAANSDLLIFAPLSANSLSKIAHALADNTVSATFLACASPKILAPSMNTNMLNSPIIQSNLKRLKDSNHIILDTQNGLLACDTKGDGAMAEPLEILFKAAQTLLKDAYFENREVIIMGGASIEKIDSVRVISNLSSGIQASALALALYFKGAKVTLIASSFPTPLPKEIASVPVSDTTSYENALNNASKNLQKHALKPLFFNLAAISDYVPKTSFNYKLKKSEIGETLNIECVQNKDLLASINPNQFVKIGFKAEDNQQNAIKNAQNLLKPFKDNGKDCSMAALNLIKDSRPFGSLENELWLFSHHKTQKIPSMNKLEASFKILDFIKDNAL from the coding sequence ATGAATTTTTTAGAAGATTTGTTTTACCCCTTAAGATTATTAGAAAACAAGCGCGTTTTATTGCTCGTGAGCGGCTCTATTGCGGCGTATAAATCCCTAGAATTAGTGCGTTTGTTGTTTAAAAGCGGGGCTAGTATCCAAGTGGTGATGAGTAAGGCTGCGAAAAAATTTGTTACGCCCTTAAGTTTTGAAGCTTTGAGCCATCATAAAGTCTTGCATGATCGTAATGAAAAATGGTATTACAACCACCAAAACAAATTGCACCACAACCACATCGCATGCGCTGCTAATTCTGATTTACTCATCTTTGCCCCTTTAAGCGCTAACAGCTTGTCTAAAATCGCTCATGCTTTAGCGGATAATACCGTAAGCGCGACTTTTTTAGCTTGCGCTTCCCCTAAAATCCTAGCCCCCAGCATGAACACCAACATGCTTAATTCCCCTATCATTCAAAGTAATTTAAAACGCTTGAAAGATTCCAACCACATTATTTTAGACACGCAAAACGGCCTTTTAGCATGCGATACTAAAGGCGATGGGGCGATGGCTGAGCCTTTAGAAATCCTTTTTAAAGCCGCTCAAACGCTCTTAAAAGACGCTTATTTTGAAAACAGAGAAGTCATAATCATGGGCGGTGCGAGTATAGAAAAGATTGACAGCGTTAGAGTTATTAGCAATCTTTCTAGCGGGATTCAAGCGAGCGCTTTGGCTTTAGCGTTATATTTTAAGGGAGCCAAAGTTACTTTGATTGCATCAAGCTTCCCCACTCCTTTGCCTAAAGAAATCGCAAGCGTTCCCGTTAGCGACACCACTTCTTATGAAAACGCCTTAAATAACGCCTCTAAAAACTTGCAAAAACATGCCTTAAAACCCCTGTTCTTCAATTTAGCCGCCATTAGCGATTATGTGCCTAAAACTTCTTTTAATTATAAGCTTAAAAAAAGCGAGATAGGCGAAACCCTAAACATTGAATGCGTTCAAAATAAGGATTTACTGGCTTCTATCAATCCTAATCAATTCGTTAAAATCGGTTTTAAAGCTGAAGATAATCAACAAAACGCCATCAAAAACGCTCAAAATCTTTTAAAACCTTTTAAAGATAACGGCAAGGATTGCTCCATGGCCGCTTTGAATCTCATTAAAGATTCACGCCCTTTTGGCTCATTAGAGAATGAATTGTGGCTTTTTAGCCATCATAAAACCCAAAAAATCCCTTCTATGAACAAATTAGAAGCGAGCTTTAAAATCCTTGATTTTATCAAAGACAACGCCCTTTAA
- a CDS encoding LPP20 family lipoprotein: protein MRLHTAFFGINSLLVASLLISGCSLFKKRNTNAQLIPPSANGLQAPIYPPTNFTPRKSVQPLPSPRLENNDQPIISSNPTNAIPNTPILTPNNVIELNAVGMGVAPESTISPSQALALAKRAAIVDGYRQLGEKMYGIRVNAQDTVKDMVLQNSVIKTRVNALIRNAEITETIYKDGLCQVSMELKLDGRIWYRILSGARG from the coding sequence ATGCGTTTGCACACTGCCTTTTTTGGTATTAATTCATTGCTTGTTGCCTCTCTTTTGATAAGTGGTTGCAGTCTTTTTAAAAAGCGTAACACTAACGCACAGCTAATCCCCCCTTCGGCTAATGGCTTGCAAGCCCCCATTTATCCCCCAACCAATTTCACCCCCAGAAAGAGCGTTCAGCCTCTCCCAAGCCCTCGCCTTGAGAATAACGATCAGCCCATCATTAGCTCTAATCCCACTAACGCTATCCCTAACACCCCCATTCTCACGCCTAATAATGTCATTGAATTGAACGCAGTGGGCATGGGTGTGGCTCCAGAATCCACCATTTCGCCCTCTCAAGCCCTAGCTTTGGCCAAGCGAGCCGCTATCGTTGATGGCTACCGCCAGTTGGGTGAAAAAATGTATGGTATTAGAGTGAACGCTCAAGACACCGTCAAAGACATGGTTTTGCAAAATTCCGTGATTAAAACCAGAGTCAATGCCCTCATTCGTAACGCTGAAATCACTGAGACCATCTATAAAGACGGCTTGTGTCAAGTGAGTATGGAGCTTAAATTAGACGGCAGGATTTGGTATCGTATTTTGAGCGGAGCGAGAGGATAA